The sequence GCCCGGGTGTAATCGGGCGTCCAGGCGGTCGCCTTGAACCGCGGATCGGGAAGGTAACGCTTCTCTTCCAGTTTCACAGCAAACGTCCCTGTCATCTCCCTTCAATCCTACATGATTAATCGTTACTAATTTGCTCCGGTCGAACCCTGAGAGGGTCCTGATACCGTGCAAAAGCGCTGAATCTCCCGGGTCCGTCGACCTCCCGACCGATCGTCCCGTGGTCATGCTGCCATACACCGGTCACCGGCAGAGAACGCCGGTGGCCGCCAGGGGCACTGGTTCCCGGTGCCCGACTCCCGTATGGTCACCTCCGAATTTAACACGATTAATAGCGTCCATTCCTGAGATAAACCTTGCGGTCGTGGAAGGGGATCCCGGCCATCTCCCCGCCGTCTCCCGCTCCCCCTCATGGGGGTCGGGGCAACTCCCATACTATCCCTTCCCCATCACGGCAACGGTGGCGGGTGTCCATAGTAGGATATCAGAAACATCGAAACAGCGGCAATAACTATCGTCATAGTTCTGTAGAGACGTACAACGCCCGGACCGGCGTTGGCAGCAGCAAATCTGGCGGTGACGGATCGCGTGGACAGGGCCAGGAGAATGACGGGAACTGCGGCCAGTCCAAGCAGTATCGATGATAACAGGTGTGCCGGGCCTATGTACCCCGGATACCAGATCAGCGCGGTGTACCGGACGGCGGTGGCGGCTACAAAAAGCATCACAGCCGTAAGGAATAGTCTGATTCTCGATCTCAGCATAGCCGGGCACCTCTTGTTCCGACGCTGGAGTTGCCTGCTCCTCCATACCCTGTTCCTGGCCTGAGAGGAACGTAAGCCATCGGCGGCGGCACCGGCGCTCCTCCCAGGATCCCGGAGAACGCACGCATTCCGGCACCAGCCCCGGATACGCCCACCGGAAGTCCCGCCATCAGGAGACCTCCAGCATCCGGGCTATCCGTTCGGGGTCGTCGGTATAGATCGCGGCGATCTTTTTATTGGCGGTCGTTATCGTCAGGGATCGCGGATACCGTGCCCGCGCAGAGGTGCAGCAGGTCATCACAGGGAAGAAGACCACGGCTGCAATCCCAAGAATGAACCGCATCGATGCCGGGTTGGAGAGCCCCCCGTAGATACTGGCGACCGCCGATACGAGGATCACTCCCACCAGCGCCACGAGGAGCCAGGAAGGTCCGGGAAGTTTGTTCTCCCTCACCTCCGCCTTCACGATGGCATCCTTCGGTATGACGACTGCCGGGAGGATCGGTCGCCTGAGGGTTATGGCATCGCGGGAGATCTCGATACCGGTCCTCCGTATGACCCCGTACAACTCCATAACCGAGAGGGTCAGGGCGATAGCAAGCAGAATAAGGCTTCCAGAAGGCGGAAACGCGACAGAGAGGTACATGACGAGGATGAAGAAACCGGCGCCGGCCACCGCCATGACCACCGCCGCGACCGCCGGAATATCGCTTGATCCATAGTCCACGACTGCACCGCCCACCACCTCCCGACCGCCGTCTACCGCCGCCATCCCGCTCCTGCTCTCGTTCCCGGGCACGGCATCTCGCCGGCAGGTCGCAGCGGCGGTCGCGTTCGGGCACCAGCCCAGGTACAGCCGTATCGTCTCCATATGTGGCATCATATGACCTCCTTCAGTTTCGCGAAGAGTTCGTCGGCCATCCGGGTCGGGTCATCGGTCTTCGTGAGTGCAATACCCAGTTCGTCCGCGTAGTCCCAGAGGAGCTCGATGCACCGTGCATACCGGGGGCAGGCGCCGCAGTCACCCTCGTGTTCGTACCAGACCTGCACCCCGTGGTCTTTCGAGACAAACACGATTGCGCCTGCATCGAACGGGATGGATTGCCCGAAGAGAACCCCAATCTCTGCGTTCAGGCGCTCGACCTCGATCTGGTTTGCGTTGGCTATATCAAGGAGCGTCTCCTCGACTTTCCGGTCCATGGTGAGGAGCGCCTTCGAGACCGCCTGGCGGGATATGCGGAAACGCTCCGCGATCCTGATGTTGGGGAGGCCGCTGCGGCGGAGGCTCCAGAACGCAAACTGTCTGCTGTCGAGGGAGAGTGGCATAAGTCAACATGCGTATGTTGACAATATATGCGTTGTGGTTCGTTGATGCTATGTCATTGGGCGAGATCGTGCAAAAACAGATCTCTGAATGATGACCTGTAGGACGGTCGGGACATTCATCAGCGGAAACCTGTGATCATCGTGGGGATGGCGATGATGGCTATCGAGGTGCGGAGCTTTACGATGTTGCCCGGTATGGTCGGGGCGGAGGCGCCCATCTCTGTGAAGATCGCCGGGCAGGTCTTCGCCATCTTGATCACCTGCCCGTTCTCGATGCTGTCCTCAGAAGAGGTCGGTTTTGCCCGCATACACCCGGGGCGGGGCTGATCCTCCCGGCCGGGGGCACCGGCGGTGCTCCGAAAAGTGGGACTACAGGACCCGATCGCGGTCGCCGTGCCCCTCCTGCGCATCGACTCCGGGGACGCGGCGCCCGACCGGGAAGTCGGCGGCTCTCTCCCGGTCGTCTCCGACTGCCGGGCTCTGCAGTGCAAGCGGACCGTCCCCTTTGAGTGACGCTGGTTCGCTCCCCTTCTGGACGGAGTACTGCTCGGCAAGCTTGCGGAGATCCCGCACTTTGGCGTTCGCCGCCTCGATGATCGAGAGGACCTCAAGGTAGCGGCTGTCCCCGAGATCGCCCTCCCTGCGGAGACTGACGAGCTGCTCACGGTAGTGCTTGTTGATGGCACGCTGGAGTTCGGCGTCCCGGGCGCGGAGTTCCGCAACGGTCGTATCCTGGATCCCCGGGAAGAGGCGCCCGAGCCCGACGATGTTCTCGTCGAGAATCCGGTAGACAGTCTCCGTCTTCTGCACCAGGTCGGCGGGGACCCCGTTTCCGTTCCGCGACGCCCTGCGGAAGAACTCCCCGAGATCCACCCCGAGGTAGCCAAGCCGCTCGATCTCGTTCGACATCCGGACGAGGAAGACCACCTCGTTCGCCTCCCGGTCCGAGAGCTGCCTCGCGGAGATCGTCCGGAGGGCCCGTTCGATCCTCCTATCAAGGTGGCTGTTGAGGTTCTTGAGCCGCTCGACCATCTGGTAGTCGGCCTCCTTTGATGTGGCGAGGTACGTCATCACCGCCCGGAAGAGGTTGAGCGTGACCTCGTGTGCGTGCCCAAGTTCCTTCCTGATCAGTTCGAACCCCAGGTGCGTCTCCTCGGGGATACCGTCCTCGAGGTAGCGCGTCCGCATCAGGATCTCGGGCTCGCTCCCGGGCACCAGCCATTCGACGATCCGCCCGAACCGTCCGATGAAGAGGAGGAAGATTGCCGCCGTGATCAGGTTGAAGGTGAGGTGGGCGTTCGCCACCATCTGCGCCTCGGTCCCGCCGATTGTCGTCACGAGCCCGGTGAACGGTACGAGGAAGGGCAGGATCAGGAGCACCCCGCCGAGGTTGAAGATGAAGTGGGCTACCGCCGCCCTCCGGGAGTAGAGGTTCATCCGGGAGGAGGCGATGAGGGTTGTCGTGGTTGAACCGATGTTTGCGCCGAGCAGAAGCGGGATCGCCTGCGGGAGGGTGAGCAGCCCCTGCTGGGCGAGGATGACGGCAAGCCCGGTCGTTACTGCGCTCGACTGCACCATGGTCGTCACGAGAAACCCGATCAGGATGGCGAGCGGGAGCGCCGAGTATTCCGTGATAAGCCCGATGATCTCGGGGTCGTTCTGGAACGGTACAAGCGCCGTGGATATGAGGTTTAAGCTGAAGAAGACCAGACCGAAGTAGAAGAGCGGTTTCCCGAGAAACCGGTAGCGCCGCCCAAAGATCCCGACGAGAAAGCCGACCGGGATCAGCACCTGCCCAAACGCCGTCATCTTGAAGGCGACGAGCTGGGCGGTGACGGTCGTCCCGACGTTTGAGCCGATGATGATCCCGAGGCTCTGGACGAACGAGAGCGTCCCGGTATTGACGAGGTTGACGGTGATGATCGTCGTCGCCATGCTCGATTGGACGAGGGCGGTGACGGCAGCGCCGAGGAGTGCGCCGAGGATCGGCCGCTCTGTCACCCTGCCGAGGATCGTAGCAAAGCTGCCTCTCGCGACCGCGAGAATCTCACGGGAAAAGTTCTCGATTCCGTAGAAGAAGAGGATCAGGCCGGGAACGACGGCGAATACTATTTCCCACGGGACCATTGCTGTTCAGAGGATATAGGATCTCTGCTCTGAAATACCTCCCGAAATGTGTTCTCGGTGGGGTTTCCCTGCAACAGGACGGTGTATTCTTCCCGGGGTAGTGACCCGGCAGGGCCTACAGAACCACAGGTATTTCCTGTCACAGCGCAACCTCTTTTTGTGGCTTCCTTCGACCCGTCGGTCCTCGGGGTCTTCATCTTCGGCCTCGTCGCCGGCATCTGCCCGTGCAACAGCGTCCTGTGTCTCGGGCTGATCGGCTACCTGACGAGCGGGGAGACGAACCTCTCGCTCGCGAACCTCCTCAAGCTGACCGTGTCGTTCTCGCTCGGCACCGTCCTCGTCCTCCTGCCGCTCGGGGCGGTCGCCGGATACCTCGGAGAATACCTCCTCTTCCTCAACGATACCATCGCGTGGGCCATCGGCGGGGTGCTGATGATCCTGATGGGGCTGCAGCTCCTGCATGTCTACAAGCCGCCGATACGGAGCATCTTCAACTTCTTCCGGGCCCCCATCTCCTACACCGTCACGGGGGCGTTCCTGCTCGGGCTCTCGTTCGGCGCGATCACCGTGGGGCGCGGGGCGCCGATGCTGCTTATCGTCCTGACCTACATCGCGCTCTACCAGACGGCCCTCGAGGGGCTTTTCACAATCCTCGTGTATGCCGTGGGGCTCTCGATCCCCTTGATAGCGATCAGTTCGCTTGGGGGTGCGCTCGGGAAGAAGGTCAAGGAGAAGGCGCGGGTGAGCGGCGAGGTCTTCGACCGGATTATCGGTGTCGCGATCATCGCGATCGGGGTTTATTTCCTGTATCTGGCGTTTTGGTAGGGAAGGGTCTGCGTCAGGTCGCGCGGGCCACCGGTCACGGCGATGAAGAGTACGCCGTGGTCGGAGGAAGGGCAAGCGGCCGGATGAGGGTAACGACGATAGCCGGAAGAAGTGTCAGCGGTCGAACATCGCTGAGAGGCTCAACCGCTTCTCGCGGATGGTCGATGTGAACTCGAATCGCCCTTCTCCAGGTTCAAGCGGGAAGCAGGATACGCTTAACGTTCCGGAATTGACCCTTCCCGTTTCCCGGGCGGCGGTGTGGGGTAGCCCCGTGGGGTCCCAGACCGTCAGGGTGAAGACAGCCGTCTTTGCGCTGCCGAATTCATTTTTCTGGTTGTTTCTCCACGTGGCGGTGAAGACGCTTCTTCCGGTTCCCGTCTCGATCGAGGAGATCGAATTCGAGAAAACCATGTCGGTCCCGAAGTCGGCCGAAGCTCTGGCGAGAGTGTGGACGCCATGGGAGGTGTTCTCCTGGAAGATGATTTTGCCGCTGGAGGTGGTGGTATTCACGATTACATCCTCCTCGGCGCATGCTATCCCGTGCGCCAGAAGAAGACCGGCGAAGCCCAGCACCAGGATGATGCTGCATGATAGTTTACCGCTCAATCTGATCACCGTTCTCTCTCAGTATCGAACCAATCGTGCGTCTCGCACCAGAGTTCGTACTGGGCGTCGCCGCTGCCCTGCGAATCAAAGCTCTTGACGACAGGGATCTGTTGGTCGATCCGGGCTGCAGAGACCGCACCGACAGGTGCCGGTACAACCAGTGCCAGCACTGCCCAGACTGCGATAGATCCATTTCTTCGCATCATCCAGCCAT is a genomic window of Methanoculleus bourgensis MS2 containing:
- a CDS encoding Na/Pi cotransporter family protein — protein: MVPWEIVFAVVPGLILFFYGIENFSREILAVARGSFATILGRVTERPILGALLGAAVTALVQSSMATTIITVNLVNTGTLSFVQSLGIIIGSNVGTTVTAQLVAFKMTAFGQVLIPVGFLVGIFGRRYRFLGKPLFYFGLVFFSLNLISTALVPFQNDPEIIGLITEYSALPLAILIGFLVTTMVQSSAVTTGLAVILAQQGLLTLPQAIPLLLGANIGSTTTTLIASSRMNLYSRRAAVAHFIFNLGGVLLILPFLVPFTGLVTTIGGTEAQMVANAHLTFNLITAAIFLLFIGRFGRIVEWLVPGSEPEILMRTRYLEDGIPEETHLGFELIRKELGHAHEVTLNLFRAVMTYLATSKEADYQMVERLKNLNSHLDRRIERALRTISARQLSDREANEVVFLVRMSNEIERLGYLGVDLGEFFRRASRNGNGVPADLVQKTETVYRILDENIVGLGRLFPGIQDTTVAELRARDAELQRAINKHYREQLVSLRREGDLGDSRYLEVLSIIEAANAKVRDLRKLAEQYSVQKGSEPASLKGDGPLALQSPAVGDDRERAADFPVGRRVPGVDAQEGHGDRDRVL
- a CDS encoding DUF1673 family protein → MMPHMETIRLYLGWCPNATAAATCRRDAVPGNESRSGMAAVDGGREVVGGAVVDYGSSDIPAVAAVVMAVAGAGFFILVMYLSVAFPPSGSLILLAIALTLSVMELYGVIRRTGIEISRDAITLRRPILPAVVIPKDAIVKAEVRENKLPGPSWLLVALVGVILVSAVASIYGGLSNPASMRFILGIAAVVFFPVMTCCTSARARYPRSLTITTANKKIAAIYTDDPERIARMLEVS
- a CDS encoding cytochrome c biogenesis CcdA family protein, whose translation is MASFDPSVLGVFIFGLVAGICPCNSVLCLGLIGYLTSGETNLSLANLLKLTVSFSLGTVLVLLPLGAVAGYLGEYLLFLNDTIAWAIGGVLMILMGLQLLHVYKPPIRSIFNFFRAPISYTVTGAFLLGLSFGAITVGRGAPMLLIVLTYIALYQTALEGLFTILVYAVGLSIPLIAISSLGGALGKKVKEKARVSGEVFDRIIGVAIIAIGVYFLYLAFW